The genomic region CACCTCTGCGCTGGCAAAGGCGGCGTCAATATCGCCATTTTTTAACTGCCAGTGGAAGGCGATATTATTGGGGGCTTCGTCGTGCAGTTGTGGCGCTCCGGCCTGCATCGCTTTTTCCTGGTTGGTGACGGCAGGCAGCGGCTCGTAGTCAATATCAATCAGGTCCAGCGCGTCTTTGGCAGTGTAGGGGTCTTCGGCGATAACTACTGCCACACCATCGCCGGTGTAGCGTACCCGATCAGCTGCCAGGGCAGGGAAGGTTGGCTGGGCCATCTTTTGCCCATTGACCATGCCCAATTCCAGCACCCAGGCACAGGGAACGGGATTGAGGCCGCCATCCGCCAGATCCTTGCCGGTGAAGACGGCGACGACGCCAGGATGCGTCTTCGCCCTTTCGGTGTTGATGCCACGAATGCGCGCGTGTCCGTAGGGGCTGCGCAGCACGGCCATGTAGGTCTGGCCGGGCAGGTTTATATCGTCGGTGTAATAGCCCTTCCCGGTGATGAGGCGCGGGTCTTCGCGCCGCTTGACGGAGGCGCCAAAGATTTGAGTGATAGCCATCTTGCTTTCCTCCCTATCTCCCAGTTTGCGCGGGCTGAGGCTGCGCTGCTGCTGTTCGCATTTGCTCGGCGGCGTATTGCACCGCTGAGACGATGTTCTGATAGCCTGTGCAGCGGCACAGATTGCCCTCCAGGGCGTGACGAATCTCGTCTTCGGTGGGGTTCGCGTTGCGCTCCAGCAGTTGGACGGCGCTTATCATCATGCCCGGTGTGCAGAAGCCGCATTGCAGGCCATGCTTCTCCCAGAACCCTTCCTGAATGGGGTGGAGCGTTCCATTGGTCGCCAGACCCTCGACGGTCTTCACCTCTCCGCCGCTGGCCTGGACGGCCAGTACGGTGCAGCTTTTCACTGCCTGACCGTTGAGCATGACGGTGCAGGCGCCGCACTGGCTCGTATCACAGCCAATGTGGGTGCCGGTCAGATTGAGTACATCGCGCAGGTAATGCACCAGCAGCAGGCGTGGTTCGACTTCGTTCTGATGCTCCACGCCATTTACTTTGAGGTGTATCTTGTGTTTCATGGTTCAGTCCTCAGTTACGCTCGCTAAAACGTCTGATCTATGCAGCCCGCGACGTTGATGGTGGGGATCTGCAAGCGCAGTCGTTGCCGACAGTGGCCGCTTTCCAGGCGCCATATCTCAGGAGATGCGTCTTCACATCTTGTCCCGCGTTCAGGGAATGCGGAGCAATGCTGTGGCTGAGGGCCGGAGGGCCGCGCGCCGCCAGTATCCTTGCAGGCGTTGGCGTAGGCACAAGGAGGGGTAGCAGCCGGTTGAGGCAGCGGCGCCAAACCGGCTGGAGGGAGGATTGTGGGGGCAGGAAACGCTTTCCTGCCAGGGTGTTGAGCCTGCCACTCGACACGCTCGCCACCTTTCTCAGTTACTGTTACCCAATGGGCCAGACCCAGAGGATATGAGAAATCCCGAAACCACCCTGCTGAGGAAGAGAACGAACCGATGGAGATTGGTTAGGATTGCAGGACGGATGCCCCCGATCTTATCGGAGATTTGTTGCTCTGAGCGAGAACGCCTGCACCACACTATTATACGCTTAAAAGTTGCTTATGGGGAATGTACTCAATGATTGAATATGCAGAAATGCCTATGCAACGATTGTGCAACGACCATTCAGCGCCGCTGCCCGCTTCCCAGCATTGCCAGCATCAGCAAGAGTTCTTCGCTATCGTCGTGAAAACGATCAGTCGCCAGCACCTGATGCGCCAGCCCCAGGCGGTACGCTTCGGCGGCGTTGATGCGTTCGCCGGTTAGCATCAGGCGCAGGGCCGCGCGCGGCGCGAGACGGCGATGAAAGAGCGCCGCCGCCAGCGGCGGGAAGACGCCCAGTTTGATTTCTGGCAGGCCAAACTGGGCGTCTTCCCGCGCGACGAGTGTATCGCAGAGCGCGGCCAGTTCGCAGCCGCCGCCCAGCGCCAGTCCCTTGACCAGCGCGACAGAGGGGATGGCTGCCGCTGTTAGCTCGGCGAAGGCGCGATATTGGTCCTGTACGGCGGCGATCATGTCCGCGTCTTTGCCAGGCAGGTGATCGCGCACATCCACGCCCGCGCAAAAGGCGCGCTCACCCTCGCTGGTCAGGACGATGAGGCGCGTCTGCCCATCGGCGCGCGCGCGCCGCAGGGCGACATTCAGCGCCTGTAATGTTGGTAGATCAAGGATATTGAGCGGGGGCCGGTTGATCGAAAGACGCAGCAGCCCGGCGCGCTGTTGGCTCAGTAGTGGTTCTGGCATGGAGCGACCTCACATTAGAAATC from Ktedonobacterales bacterium harbors:
- a CDS encoding (2Fe-2S)-binding protein, translated to MKHKIHLKVNGVEHQNEVEPRLLLVHYLRDVLNLTGTHIGCDTSQCGACTVMLNGQAVKSCTVLAVQASGGEVKTVEGLATNGTLHPIQEGFWEKHGLQCGFCTPGMMISAVQLLERNANPTEDEIRHALEGNLCRCTGYQNIVSAVQYAAEQMRTAAAQPQPAQTGR
- a CDS encoding enoyl-CoA hydratase/isomerase family protein, with amino-acid sequence MPEPLLSQQRAGLLRLSINRPPLNILDLPTLQALNVALRRARADGQTRLIVLTSEGERAFCAGVDVRDHLPGKDADMIAAVQDQYRAFAELTAAAIPSVALVKGLALGGGCELAALCDTLVAREDAQFGLPEIKLGVFPPLAAALFHRRLAPRAALRLMLTGERINAAEAYRLGLAHQVLATDRFHDDSEELLLMLAMLGSGQRR